CGATTTCCACGAGCTCCGCAAGCGGAACGTCACTCACGAAACCCAGCATTTCGAAGTTACTTCTGTGAACCTTAAGAATAAGCGCAGTCTTATCGGTTATCGCATCAGCGTAGTCCTTCGGGTTCGTCTTGTTGGTCGTTCCAACTTCAACAAGTTTTGCGCCGCTCCTTGCCATTACCTCGGGGAGTCTGAACGAGCCGCCGATTTCTACAAGCTCGCCTCTTGAGACTATGACTTCCTTCTTTCTTGCGAGAGTATTAAGCACGAGAAGGACCGCGGCCGCATTGTTGTTGACGACTGTTGCAGCTTCGGCACCGGTTAGTCTTGTGAGCAGCGCCCCTACGTGGATTTCCCTCGAGCCGCGTTTTCCTGTTTCGAGCTCATACTCAAGATTGCAGTATCCTTCTACTGCTTCTCTCATCCGTTCTGCGGCCATGCGTGAAATCGGGGCTCTCCCGAGATTTGTGTGAAGCACGACGCCTGCCGCATTTATGACCCGCCGCAGGCGCGGTTTCAGTTTCCCTTCTATCTTCTTCGAGACTTCCTGAGAAAACGTATCAGGGTCGAAGTCAAATGCAGCTGTTTCTTCTTCGACCAAAGACTTTCTGCTGCTTTCCAAAAGTTCCTGCACGCTTTCCCTCACTAAGCCCCGCGGATGTTTCGCCAGAAGTTTCTCTATCTGAGGAAGGTTGAGGATCTTTTCAACGGAAGGAATTTTCCTCAACTCCCCGTCTTTCCCGGTCACTCTTTTCTCATCGCTCATGAGACGTTCCGACTCAACTTCCGGCCGCCCGGGCTTTTTCAAGTCCCACGGCCATCTTAGGCCAAAAGTACCAGATATAGTAACCCTGTCAAGGTTTTTTCTATATGATGTGGAAGCCGCGGCAGAATGTCCACGCTGGAGTCTAAAAACTGAAACCTGACATTCCACAGTATGGTTCAAACTTTCTCTTGACAAAAGAGGCGCGTTGGCGGTACTCTATATTGAAGTGGCAATCCTGACTCAGCAGCAGTCAGGAGGAGGCTACGCATCATTTGTCCCCAACCAGGTGACAGTCGCTTTCAAGCCGGGAGTGGCGCAAAGTTGGAACATCAGGGATTGGGTGCCATTCTCAGATTTCAGACTTCGTTCTCTGAGCGCCAAGAGAGCCATAGAAGGACTCGGCCGGGTCGAAATCAGGAGTGTCTTTCCGGGGAAATCTCCTTCCGACACGTTCCTGGTGAGGAAAGACGGGACATCTGCAAAGGTGCCAGACCTTTCTCGAATATACACAATTAGATTCGGCTCTCACCAGACTCCACTTGAGGTAAGCTCCCATTTGAGTTCACTGGAAGGGGTAGAGGCTGCGAATCCAAACTGGGTGGGCCAGTGGGCAGCCATCCAACCATGTGATGAGTATTTCCTATGCCAGTGGGGACTGTGGCCTGAGTACATGAATGTTATGGGCGCATGGGATGTGACAATGGGCGATACCGCCGTGAGGATAGGTGTCGTTGATTCGGGTGTGTGGCGTGGGCACCCGGATTTGCTTGGTAAGATAGTTCCTGACCGCGGAGACCCTGGCTATTCGTGGCATGGCACTTGGGTCGGAGGGGTGGCGGCGGCACTCACAAATAACACGAAAATTCCGCCGGACCCGGGAGAGCCCATGCCTTGCGATGAACCTGACGAATGTCCTTGCATAGGGTCTGGGTGCGAAGGTATCGCCGGGGCAGGCTGGAATACTATGCTGATTTCGTATTTCTCTCTGCCCAATGCGGATAACCTCGCAGCGGGTCTTGTAAGGGCAGCAGACAGTTGCGACGTAATTGTCACGGGCCTCGTTCTTCTGCAGGACGTGCCTGTTCTGAGAGAAGCAGTGGAATACGTGTACAATTACGGCAGAGTGCTGGTCGTGGCCTCGGGAAATACAAATCAATTGGGGGATTGCACTCCGAACTGCACGATTTACCCTGCTGCGTATGGCGATAGCGGTTGGGTCCTTGCGGTGGGTGCAATTGACAGGGATTCGACCAGATGTTGGTGGTCGAATTATGGAAGTTTTATCAGCATCGTCGCTCCTGGCAATCACATCTGGACAACAAACATACCAATGGAACTTGCACCCCCGGGTTCACCCGGGTACATTCCAACCGGCACCTATGGGAGTATCAGCGGCACCTCCGTGGCGGCTCCGTATGTTGCCGGGGTCTGTGCCCTCATGAAAGCCGTTGATCCAACTCTTACCAACATTGAAATCATGCACATAGTGAAGGAAACTGCCTCCCATCTTCCTAAATATCCGGGCGAGTGGAACGAACTTGTGGGCTATGGCATGGTGAACGCATACCAGGCAGTTGCAAGGGCTGCGGGCACAATAAGTGTGTCAGAAGGGAGATTGCAGCGTGATGCCGGGAGTTCTAACATGAAGCCAGCAATCTCCGTCAGTCCGAATCCAGGTCGTGGCAAGACAACGTTTACCCTCTCACTCCGCGAAGACTGGCCCGAGGACGCGAACGTGGAACTCACTGTATATGACGTGCGCGGAAGATTCATAAAGACCTTGTGGGAGGGTAGCCTTCGAGGCGCTGAGAAGACGGTCGCCTGGGACGGTCTTGATGATGGCGGCCGACCCGTTCCTGTAGGAGTCTATGTAGTGAAGCTGTCTTCAGGAACGCTGAGTCGCAGCGCGAAGACGGTGCTTCTGCGATAAGGTTGCGTGAAGTGTTCATTTGTCTTATGCGTGAGCGAGAAATGCTGCGGACATGCGCTATTTGGCTGTGCGCGGGGCTAGGGTTATTTCTGCTTTTGTTCCTGCTTCCACCGCACTCAGAAGCTGGCTCCTTTTCCGGAACCGAGTTCATGGTCTCAGATGCTGGGGCTCCTCAGCTTCAACGCTTAGGATCGTTTGGTCCGAGAGTTGCCCGGGGCAAGACATGCTACCTTGTGGTCTGGCTTGACTCGCGAGGTTGGTATTCATACTACGTTTATGCGGCAAGAGTCGCCTTCGACGGCACAATATTGGACAACGCGGGGATCCCGATTCATCTCGGTTCCTCTCAGGCTATGGCCTTACCTTCTGTGGCCTACGATGGCGAGAATTTCGTTGTCGTTTGGTCTGACACGAGGGGCAGCTCCAAGGCAATTTACGCCTCAAGGGTTCTTGAGGACGGACAGGTAGTTGATCCGCAGGGAATAGAGGTACTTACGGATCACTCACCATGGCGGGTTGAAATTGCTTCGAACGGGCAGAATTTCCTTCTGACTTGGATGGAGGAGCCAACCCCAGGAGCACGTCAGATTTGGGGGTTCAGGCTTTCCCGCCAGTTGGAACCTCTCGATGAGGAACCGTTCGTTATCTCTTCAGAGGGGGTTCTTCCTCGAATCACTACTGACGGCACTGACTATCTTGTTGTTTGGGACGCCAAGCAAAAGGAGAAACCTTCTGATAGAGCCGTTTATGCCGCAAGGGTCAGTTCTGGGGGGGTTGTGCTCGACAGCACAGCTATTTCATTTCCCACGATGATTGACGGCGACCAGCATACCCCTGATGTGAGCTGTGACGGAACCAATTACCTCGTCGTTTGGCGCGAAAGCACGTGGGTTTTTGGCGCGAGAGTCTCAAGAGATGGAGTGCTTCTCGACCCAAACGGCGTAAGGATTTCTTTTATCCCTGGCGGCGCATGGCAAAATGCTGTTGGCTTCACGGGGAAAGATTATCTGGTGACTTGGGCTAGCGACGACGACTCCACTGGTGAAAGTGGTCTTGTTGGAGCAAGGCTCACACCCCAAGGCGAACTGCTCGATTACCAGGCTTTCTGGATTGTTACTCCCGGAGCGCAGCAGCTGGCGTATCTTCCCGTGATAGGTAGTGGTCATGAACAATGTCTTGTTGCCTGGCAGAATAGCCACTATGTCAGAGGTGCCGTTGTTCGAGCATCGGGTGAAGTTCTCCAGCCCGAAGGAGCGCTTTTGAGCCTCTCTTCGCCAACTCAAACGCATTCGCTCTGCGCCTGTACAGAAAAGGCTTCGTTGGTCTTGTGGAGAGAGCCTTCAGTGGAAAGAATCGGTGTTGAGTACCCATACGGCATGTCCGACCTGGCCTTTGTGTCACTTGACCAAGAAACACAGATACCTTTTGGAAACGAGAAGATTCTCGCCAGAATAGGTATGTCAACCAACAGGACGGCTCTCGCTTCAAATGGAAAAGACTTCCTTGCAGCGTTCAAGGGCAGGACAGGACTGGGGTTCGATTATGGGGAGCCATATGTTCATAGTTTTTTTCTCGCCTCCATCGGTGAGAGCGGCTCTGTGCAGAGCGTCGCTGTGTTTGATTCTATCACAACCTTCTCGATTGACTTCTTTCCTCCCCAGATTGCCCCGATTGGAGAAAACTATGTCATTGTTTGGGGGGGACGACTTGATTTTAGCTGGGATGTTGATCCTGACACGGTGACCATCAAACTCGCGGTTATGGACGGAACCGGGAGAAGGATCTCGGAAAAACAAGTCGGGATTCCATTCGGCGCCTCGGCGAGTGTTAGGGTCGCTTGCATTGATTCCTTGTGCGTTTTGATTCTTGGAACCAGTTCCGGTCAACGGCCGCTTTCCTTCCTGAGAATCAAGACTGATCTCGCGCTTGTGGATGCGGCGCCAACAAGCCTGGGCCAGAGTGTCCTTGCCACCTACGATGATCTTGGTTTCTCAGCCGGTCGGGAGACACATCTGCTTGTCTGGGAAGAACCGTCCGAGAATGGACAGGACATAAAGGGGATTAGATTCTCGAGGGCGGGCCAACCGTTGGATCAGATTCCGATCACTATTGCCACCGGTCTCCCGAAGACTGGGATCTCTCGCATATTCTATGCATACCCGACTGTAACCTTTGACGGTACGAGTTTCATTGTGACCTGGCAGGATACGCTTGGCGGCAATACTCTTGTCCGAGGGGCAAAGGTCTCTGAAGATGGAACCGTGACGGACTCAGGAACTCAACTTGTTTCGACCAGCCTTCTCGACCTCTGGCCAAGCCTCTGTCGGGTTCCCAATGGCTCTCTTCTTCTTGTCTGGTCAAGGATGACCTTCGATAGGTTCCATTCTTTGAGGGTGTGGGGAAAACAGGGGACATGGGAGGACTTCACCAGCGTATCTGTCTCTTCTTTTGGCGACAAGGTGACGACCGCGGGAAGGCTGGTGGAGTTCCAGCTTTCTGGTCCTTTTGATGAGTCGTCAATCAGTGTTCTTAGGTCGTGCGACGAGAATGGCACTCCCGTAGCAGTTGCAACGCTTGAGGCCAACCCAACAAGACGCTATTCCCTCCTAGACAAAGACGGAAGAGACCTCCCGACAGCGACCTACTGGCTGCGGGTGAGAACAAGAGAAGGAACAGAGCGTCTCTATGGACCATTCAAGGGAAGTCAGGGTTCCTTGCCGGGAGACCTTTTCCTTTTAGCTCCGTTTCCCAACCCACTCCTTTCCTCTACGAAGATTAGCTTCGCCGTCCCGAAGCATTCGCGGGTTTCACTAAGCTGCTTCGATGTGAAGGGGAATCTTGTGAGGAATCTCTTTCTTGGTGAAAAGGGCCCCGGACTCTATCACATCTATTGGGATGGAAGGGACAAAGAAGGCAGGAACATTGCCTCAGGAGTTTATCTCATCAGACTTGAGGCAAATGGGATCGTCAAGACAAGAAAGTCAGTCGTCGTGAGATAGGACCCTTCTGGTAGCCTTCCGCAAGCAGGAACTGCTTAGGGAGACATCCTCCAAAGAGCGGCAGCCGCCTTGACTTGGTCCGCGAATTCCCCCTCACCCCAATCCTCTCCCCAAATGGGAGAGGCCTTCTGCCCACGTGAGACTGCTCCGGAATTGGGCAGAGTGTCCCCGGATTAGCCGCCGAGGTAGGCTTTCTTCACTGCTTCGTTCTGCAGGAGAGCTGACGCCTTATCGTGGAGGACTACTCTCCCGGTTTCGAGCACATATGCCTCGTGGGCAGTGCTCAAGGCCATGTGTGCGTTCTGCTCTACAAGGAGGATCGTAGTTCCTTGCTCATTTATTTCCCTGATTGTGGCGAAAATCTCTTTGACCAGAAGCGGAGCGAGTCCAAGCGACGGCTCATCCATGAGCAGTATCCGCGGATGCGACATGAGAGCTCTTCCCATGGCAAGCATCTGCTGCTCTCCTCCGCTCAATGTGCCGGCCCTTTGTTTCTGCCTTTCCTTTAGCCGCGGGAAAAGCGAGAAGACTCTCTCCAGGTCCTTCCTCGTCTCATTACGATCCTTCCTGAGATATGCGCCCAGCTCAAGATTATTCATTACGCTCAGGTTTGCAAAAACGTGCCTGCCTTCCGGGACTTGTGAAACCCCGAGCTTTACGATATGGTGCGGCTCTTTGGAACTTATTTCCTTCCCATCGAGCTTGATGCTCCCACTCTTCGGACGTACGAGTCCGGAGATTGTCCTCAGAAGCGTGCTTTTCCCTGCACCGTTTGCTCCTATGAGAGTGACAATCTTTCCCTCAGGAGCCGAAACCGTGATCCCCTTTATTGCGTGGATCGCTCCGTAGAAGACTTCGAGCTTCTCTATTTCGAGCATCAGCGAGCTCCCGAATCCTCACCCAGATAGGCCTCAATGACTTTCGGATTCCTTCTAATCTCTTCTGGTGGTCCCTCAGCGATCTTGACGCCGTAGTCGAGAACGCCCACTCTTTCGCAAATTCCCATCACTACTTTCATATCATGCTCGATGAGGAAAATCGCGAGATTGAATTCGTCCCTTATTCTCACAATCAGGCGCATCAAATCCTCAGTCTCCTGGGGATTCATCCCGGCTGCAGGCTCATCGAGAAGGAGGAGCTTCGGCTCCGTCGCCAATGCTCTCGCAATTTCGAGCCGCCTCTGGCGCCCATAAGGAAGCATATTTGACCTCACATCCCGCAGGTCAGAAAGTCCAAAGGCCTGAAGAAGCCTGAGCGAACGTTCCTCGATTTCCTTTTCATCGTCGAGAAAACGCCCGGTGCGGAGAACAGCACTGAGGAGATTGGACTTTGCGTGGAGATGACACGCGGTCTTTACATTATCGAGAACACTCAGCGCGCCAAACAGCCGTGTGCTCTGGAAAGTCCTTCCCACGCCCAAGGCGGCTATGTCAAACGAATGCATCCCGTTTATGAGCTTCCCCTCAAATCTTATTTCTCCGGAGGTAGGATTGTTTATGCCGGTGATCAGATTGAAGACCGTCGTTTTTCCGGCGCCGTTGGGGCCGATCAGTCCCACCAGCTCACGGCATTTGACTTCAAAATCAAGCTCGGAGACGGCTTTCAAGCCCCCGAACATCATTGTGCATTTTTCTATTTCGAGCAATTGGGCCTGCCCCGTCTAGAGGCCGTCACACCCACTGTGACCGGATGAAAGGAATGCGGCAAACGAGTCTCCGGGCGTGCTACATGAATCAATTCGTCAATTCGAATCAATGTGAACCGGTTTCTTCCTGAAGAAGAGCTTCTCTCTTATCCACGACAAGGTGAGCTCCCTCATGCCGAATATGCCCTGGGGCCTGGTGATCATAAGGACGATGAGGAAGAACGAGTAAATCACCATGCGGAATTCTTTCACCGGGCGCAGCACTTCAGGCAGTATCGTGAGAAATATCGCCGCAAGAACAGAACCTGTAATGCTGCCCAATCCTCCAAGCACGATCATGACAATGACCTCAATCGATTTCATGAACGTGAAGCTGTTCGTGTGGAGATATTGGAGATAATGCGCAAAAAGACCTCCCGATACTCCTGCGAAGAAAGCGCCAATGACAAAGGCAGTGACTTTGTATTTTGTGGTGTTTATCCCGAGAGCCTCGGCAGCGATTTCATCCTCTCTTACCGCGAGGAATGCCCTCCCGTGACTCGAGCTCATGATGTTCCACACGGTCACGACTGTCAGTAATACCCAGAAATAGACCCAGAAGAAGTTTGTGAGTTTGGGAATATCAGTGAAGCCTCTTGCTCCGCCGACCACATTAATGTTCAGAATGCAGACTCTTATTATTTCACCGAATCCCAAAGTGACAATTGCCAGGTAGTCACCCCTCAGTCTCAGGGATGGAAGCCCCACGAGAAGTCCTGCAAATGCGCTGAAGAGTCCTCCGAGCACAAGCGCAATTAACAGCAGTATGGTGATGGCGCCGCCGTGAGGGATACCTAAGGCAACAAGCAGATTTACGATTGACTGGCCCTTGTAGTAGGTAACGGCGCTGGAAAGGTAGCCGCCGATCGCCATGAAGCCGGCATGCCCGATCGAGAACTGACCCGTGAATCCGTTTACCAGATTAAGACTTACGGCAAGTATGATGTTCACGCCGGAGAGAATAATCATCTGGAAAATGTAGGGGTTTAGCGCAACGGGAAAAATCGCATTCATGAGATAAAGGGCAAGCAGGCAGCCGAGGAACTTCACAGCTCTAATTGTTTGGCTGCGCATTTAGACTTTCTCCATCACGTGACTGCCGAGAATTCCGGATGGCCTCAGGAGCAGAATCAGGATCAGGATTCCGAATGCAATGGCGTCCCGGTACGTTGAAGACAGATAACCGACCACCATGACCTCTGCAGTTCCCAGGACAAGTCCGCCCAGCATCGCACCCGGTATGTTGCCTATCCCGCCCAACACTGCGGCAACAAATGCCTTGAGCCCAGGCATAATGCCCATCAACGGGTCAATCTTTGGATTGCTGAGGGCGACGAGAACGCCTGCGGCAGCAGCAAGAGCCGACCCTATCGCGAATGTGAATGTGATTATGTTGTTCGTCGCAATTCCCATCAGGCTGGCTGTGTCCCTGTCAAATGAGACGGCCCTCATTGCCTTCCCTACCTTCGTCTTAAGCACCACAAGTTGAAGGAGTGCCATGAGAGTAATGGAGACTCCGAGCACTATGAGCTGGTGGTTCCCAACAATGACCCCGGAGAGTGTCGTGATCTGCTTC
The sequence above is drawn from the Candidatus Eisenbacteria bacterium genome and encodes:
- the selA gene encoding L-seryl-tRNA(Sec) selenium transferase, which produces MSDEKRVTGKDGELRKIPSVEKILNLPQIEKLLAKHPRGLVRESVQELLESSRKSLVEEETAAFDFDPDTFSQEVSKKIEGKLKPRLRRVINAAGVVLHTNLGRAPISRMAAERMREAVEGYCNLEYELETGKRGSREIHVGALLTRLTGAEAATVVNNNAAAVLLVLNTLARKKEVIVSRGELVEIGGSFRLPEVMARSGAKLVEVGTTNKTNPKDYADAITDKTALILKVHRSNFEMLGFVSDVPLAELVEIGEKHNIPVVEDLGSGAFIDLSRAGMKEPVTRESVKCGASLVTFSGDKLLGGPQAGVIVGKRELVAKLSRNPLTRALRVDKMRLSVLETTLLAYLDEEFAASEIPALRMIMLEPGKIERRAKTVMEKISGELPQGCEVELLKGKSEIGGGALPMLELPTVLVAINGKGAFLERTEEKLRLGEPPVIARIQDGKLLLDLRTVEEEMDELLSGLILLALRKARG
- a CDS encoding S8 family serine peptidase, whose amino-acid sequence is MAVLYIEVAILTQQQSGGGYASFVPNQVTVAFKPGVAQSWNIRDWVPFSDFRLRSLSAKRAIEGLGRVEIRSVFPGKSPSDTFLVRKDGTSAKVPDLSRIYTIRFGSHQTPLEVSSHLSSLEGVEAANPNWVGQWAAIQPCDEYFLCQWGLWPEYMNVMGAWDVTMGDTAVRIGVVDSGVWRGHPDLLGKIVPDRGDPGYSWHGTWVGGVAAALTNNTKIPPDPGEPMPCDEPDECPCIGSGCEGIAGAGWNTMLISYFSLPNADNLAAGLVRAADSCDVIVTGLVLLQDVPVLREAVEYVYNYGRVLVVASGNTNQLGDCTPNCTIYPAAYGDSGWVLAVGAIDRDSTRCWWSNYGSFISIVAPGNHIWTTNIPMELAPPGSPGYIPTGTYGSISGTSVAAPYVAGVCALMKAVDPTLTNIEIMHIVKETASHLPKYPGEWNELVGYGMVNAYQAVARAAGTISVSEGRLQRDAGSSNMKPAISVSPNPGRGKTTFTLSLREDWPEDANVELTVYDVRGRFIKTLWEGSLRGAEKTVAWDGLDDGGRPVPVGVYVVKLSSGTLSRSAKTVLLR
- a CDS encoding FlgD immunoglobulin-like domain containing protein gives rise to the protein MVSDAGAPQLQRLGSFGPRVARGKTCYLVVWLDSRGWYSYYVYAARVAFDGTILDNAGIPIHLGSSQAMALPSVAYDGENFVVVWSDTRGSSKAIYASRVLEDGQVVDPQGIEVLTDHSPWRVEIASNGQNFLLTWMEEPTPGARQIWGFRLSRQLEPLDEEPFVISSEGVLPRITTDGTDYLVVWDAKQKEKPSDRAVYAARVSSGGVVLDSTAISFPTMIDGDQHTPDVSCDGTNYLVVWRESTWVFGARVSRDGVLLDPNGVRISFIPGGAWQNAVGFTGKDYLVTWASDDDSTGESGLVGARLTPQGELLDYQAFWIVTPGAQQLAYLPVIGSGHEQCLVAWQNSHYVRGAVVRASGEVLQPEGALLSLSSPTQTHSLCACTEKASLVLWREPSVERIGVEYPYGMSDLAFVSLDQETQIPFGNEKILARIGMSTNRTALASNGKDFLAAFKGRTGLGFDYGEPYVHSFFLASIGESGSVQSVAVFDSITTFSIDFFPPQIAPIGENYVIVWGGRLDFSWDVDPDTVTIKLAVMDGTGRRISEKQVGIPFGASASVRVACIDSLCVLILGTSSGQRPLSFLRIKTDLALVDAAPTSLGQSVLATYDDLGFSAGRETHLLVWEEPSENGQDIKGIRFSRAGQPLDQIPITIATGLPKTGISRIFYAYPTVTFDGTSFIVTWQDTLGGNTLVRGAKVSEDGTVTDSGTQLVSTSLLDLWPSLCRVPNGSLLLVWSRMTFDRFHSLRVWGKQGTWEDFTSVSVSSFGDKVTTAGRLVEFQLSGPFDESSISVLRSCDENGTPVAVATLEANPTRRYSLLDKDGRDLPTATYWLRVRTREGTERLYGPFKGSQGSLPGDLFLLAPFPNPLLSSTKISFAVPKHSRVSLSCFDVKGNLVRNLFLGEKGPGLYHIYWDGRDKEGRNIASGVYLIRLEANGIVKTRKSVVVR
- a CDS encoding ABC transporter ATP-binding protein, which produces MLEIEKLEVFYGAIHAIKGITVSAPEGKIVTLIGANGAGKSTLLRTISGLVRPKSGSIKLDGKEISSKEPHHIVKLGVSQVPEGRHVFANLSVMNNLELGAYLRKDRNETRKDLERVFSLFPRLKERQKQRAGTLSGGEQQMLAMGRALMSHPRILLMDEPSLGLAPLLVKEIFATIREINEQGTTILLVEQNAHMALSTAHEAYVLETGRVVLHDKASALLQNEAVKKAYLGG
- a CDS encoding ABC transporter ATP-binding protein — its product is MMFGGLKAVSELDFEVKCRELVGLIGPNGAGKTTVFNLITGINNPTSGEIRFEGKLINGMHSFDIAALGVGRTFQSTRLFGALSVLDNVKTACHLHAKSNLLSAVLRTGRFLDDEKEIEERSLRLLQAFGLSDLRDVRSNMLPYGRQRRLEIARALATEPKLLLLDEPAAGMNPQETEDLMRLIVRIRDEFNLAIFLIEHDMKVVMGICERVGVLDYGVKIAEGPPEEIRRNPKVIEAYLGEDSGAR
- a CDS encoding branched-chain amino acid ABC transporter permease is translated as MRSQTIRAVKFLGCLLALYLMNAIFPVALNPYIFQMIILSGVNIILAVSLNLVNGFTGQFSIGHAGFMAIGGYLSSAVTYYKGQSIVNLLVALGIPHGGAITILLLIALVLGGLFSAFAGLLVGLPSLRLRGDYLAIVTLGFGEIIRVCILNINVVGGARGFTDIPKLTNFFWVYFWVLLTVVTVWNIMSSSHGRAFLAVREDEIAAEALGINTTKYKVTAFVIGAFFAGVSGGLFAHYLQYLHTNSFTFMKSIEVIVMIVLGGLGSITGSVLAAIFLTILPEVLRPVKEFRMVIYSFFLIVLMITRPQGIFGMRELTLSWIREKLFFRKKPVHIDSN
- a CDS encoding branched-chain amino acid ABC transporter permease → MQEFLQQLVNGITWGSIYALIALGYTMVYGILRLINFAHGDVYMVGAFAGYYAARWLRDSSPLTAVIVLLFAMASCTVLGIVIERGAYKPVRRSPRLTALITAIGVSLLLENAGLLVFGADPKFFPQVIPLKQITTLSGVIVGNHQLIVLGVSITLMALLQLVVLKTKVGKAMRAVSFDRDTASLMGIATNNIITFTFAIGSALAAAAGVLVALSNPKIDPLMGIMPGLKAFVAAVLGGIGNIPGAMLGGLVLGTAEVMVVGYLSSTYRDAIAFGILILILLLRPSGILGSHVMEKV